One part of the Fusobacterium russii ATCC 25533 genome encodes these proteins:
- the rplQ gene encoding 50S ribosomal protein L17, with protein sequence MNHNKSYRKLGRRADHRKAMLKNMTISLVKAERIETTVTRAKELRKFAERMITFGKKNTLASRRNAFAFLRDEEAVAKIFNEIAPKYAERNGGYTRIIKTSVRKGDSAEMAIIELV encoded by the coding sequence ATGAATCACAATAAATCATATAGAAAATTAGGAAGAAGAGCTGATCATAGAAAAGCAATGCTTAAAAATATGACTATATCTTTAGTGAAGGCAGAAAGAATAGAAACTACAGTAACAAGAGCTAAAGAATTAAGAAAATTTGCTGAAAGAATGATAACTTTTGGAAAGAAAAATACTTTAGCATCAAGAAGAAATGCTTTTGCATTCCTAAGAGATGAAGAAGCAGTAGCTAAAATATTTAATGAAATAGCTCCAAAATATGCTGAAAGAAATGGTGGGTACACTAGAATAATAAAGACATCTGTTAGAAAAGGTGACTCAGCAGAAAT